CTGCCCGGATACGTACTTCATCAAAAAGTGATGGACTTCCTTGGTTACCGTGACCGGGGTGGCGTCGTCCTTGACGGTGAAGTGGTAGCGGATGCTGCCCAGGGGGGCCAATACCCGCGCCTCGATGCCGGTTTCCTCGCGCACCTCACGCACTGCGGTCTGGGGGTAACGCTCACCCTGCTCGACCTGTCCCTTGGGCAGGCTCCACATGCGGCCTTCCTTGATCGCGATCAGCAGGGTCTCGAGTACACCCTCGTTGGCTCGCAACACCACCCCCCCCGCCGACACCACCCGGCGTTTGGCCGCGGGGTGAGCAGGAGGTTTTTTGGTTTTGCGACGACGTCTCGAGGAGGTAGTGAAATGCATGGGTAAAACCCTCTTCCTCAGTGTAAGCCCCGCGAGGGGATCTGGGGGTGCATGTCCCCACATACCCGAACTCGAGCCTCGCGGAGGATTGCACTAAAAAAGGACGCCCTTGGGCGTCCTTTTGGGGTCAAAACTTTGAGAAGAGAAGGTCAGTAGCCAGAGATTTGAGTTTCAGGATGCTTCCCTCTAGGGGAAGGAGAAACTCCTTAGAAAGGAGGTGATCCAGCCGCACCTTCCGGTACAGCTACCTTGTTACGACTTAGCCCCAGTCATGAGCCCGGCCCTCGGCGCCTGCCCAAGGCTACCGGCGACTTCAGGCAGAACCCACTTCCATGGCTTGACGGGCGGTGTGTACAAGGCCCGGGAACGTATTCACCGCGACATGGCTGATTCGCGATTACTAGCGATTCCGGCTTCATGGAGTCGAGTTGCAGACTCCAATCCGAACTGAGCCAAGGTTTTTGCGATTGGCGTCCTCTCGCGAGGTAGCAGCGCTTTGTCCTTGGCATTGTAGCACGTGTGTCGCCCAGGCCGTAAGGGCCATGCGGACCAGACGTCATCCCCGCCTTCCTCCTGCTTTCGCAGGCAGTCTCCATAGAGTGCCCAGCCGAGCTGCTGGCAACTAGGGATAGGGGTTGCGCTCGTTGCGGGACTTAACCCAACATCTCACGACACGAGCTGACGACGGCCATGCAGCACCTGTGTCCCGGCTCCCTTGCGGGCACCCCCTTCTTTCGGAGGGGTTCCGGGCATGTCAAGGCCTGGTAAGGTTCTTCGCGTTGCTTCGAATTAAACCACATGCTCCACCGCTTGTGCGGGCCCCCGTCAATTCCTTTGAGTTTCACACTTGCGTGCGTACTTCCCAGGCGGAGTGCTTAGCGCGTT
The window above is part of the Calidithermus timidus DSM 17022 genome. Proteins encoded here:
- a CDS encoding NUDIX hydrolase, translated to MHFTTSSRRRRKTKKPPAHPAAKRRVVSAGGVVLRANEGVLETLLIAIKEGRMWSLPKGQVEQGERYPQTAVREVREETGIEARVLAPLGSIRYHFTVKDDATPVTVTKEVHHFLMKYVSGQPRPQKEEVDDAAWFPVTEALSRLSHQNERDVLLKALARWEMGAKVSPAS